A genomic stretch from Georgenia muralis includes:
- a CDS encoding 2-oxoacid:acceptor oxidoreductase family protein codes for MSAQPYPGTPAVINGNGAVAHVMRHVCGGVIGYPITPSTEISELYEAARAEGGLNVWGRHPFFFEPEGEHSAQSGALGAALTGGQYISNASSSQGILYAMESHYVTVGKKIGGFVLQVAARVVSKHSLNVMAGHDDVYALLPSGYTILFGSSPQEAADLAAIAYRTSALSLIPVTNAMDGFTTSHMLSEVLLPEPELLRNYLGDPAGRIPCPTVAQELLFGAKGRVFQLGQYLERHAAEIREDDDRALRAYLDAAADAVEADDDGDLLDGTLPWLPEELHGQWRRQWTGAYARGTRQLVPALVDVHNPGVTGPVQNQPDFQAGAVDHRTHFAADVPALARRAMAEYGDLTGRRYSPLHTYDCDDADYVMVGLGSITDDVRAVLPHLRAQGLKVGVVSVKLLQPFPEAELVEALRGRTAVTVLERSDTTALTDLVTSALFKARANADAAAGNEGASADGVTPALRYPHLPALERMPRLTTAIFGLGGHDVQPRHLVAAFQNMADGDGAPLVYLGSQFFAENPAPHMAEVQDRLRAAYPDTELMALRTGPNPVLLPPSALRIRFHSVGGYGTIATGKLLTDILAGVLGMHSKSAPKYGSEKSGAPTNYYITLSPEPVLISNAELEDVEIVISPDHKAFVHTNPLKGLARGGTFILQSDLAPAEVWRELPRHARRTIREREIRFLVVDAFRVAKKHAPTPELETRMMGIAFIGAVAGHVDRVTGGAAPEVIAEKVRAQIAKKFGGKGEAVVEGNMAVIREGMAATTPIDYDAPAFVAIDAEAAPRTVRTVALSAAMCPATTTPRPSALFDPAYYEDLAARPFREGTIGESPVLPGAGLFMPSGTGAAKDKGVFRRSVPVFDPTSCTGCLECALVCPDVAIPNTVHEIHDLLLAGIAPLEVTEAQRATLRAQVPGLAARVREAYRQDRTYRPFHEVVAEQAAGLDVDQPSFARTVGALVSRLALYPVARPRPFFDAMEKDVPGTGGLFTATIDPWKCTGCLQCVQVCGPGALTEAVQDADVLATLEDRFEIMTTLPNTPRRFVEGSTTPDGDLKRLMLDHENFYATTGGHGACRGCGEVTAIRLVTSMSHALGEERRRAHRRELDALVTDLRTKLASLGGAGTAGAAGDGAAALAARRARITEAVDTLEGRLFLYEGGPTGNGPASTVVANSTGCSSVYSSTMPFNQYLDPWVNSLFQDAQPLAKGIFEGISAQAVPAVRALRTARLELADAYDPARHDAELRVLSWSGFTPDELALLPTVLTIGGDGASYDIGFGAMSRVLASDTPVKMMVLNSGAYSNTGGQASTASYTGQDSDLARFGSAHDGKHEGRKELALLASFHPNVYACATSTALYGHFLKASMELLTYGDGPAVMDVYTPCGTENGIPEDASNARSRLAVESRMAPVFVHDPRRGSTLHDWFSLDGNPDVDSTWTTSTLQYVDDEGRPQLMTTPLTPAEFALGEARFTKHFRRLDPAREADAVPVDEYVELPPDRRAGKVPFVHATDDDRRLIKVACSSSVVALVEDRRRYWQTLQYLAGRHEAQLTALHRGDLAALQAAYDEAVTARETSLDDIARAMTELATAAPGAAGAFGLGGGLGAGGLAMTGAGAAGAGAAGAGAARAGAARAGAARAGAAGPAAAGPGAAAAAPGAVATMDLPFFLDPADQALCNDCGTCYQELPQFFEKTTAIIDGEVRTVARMIPGSLEGVEITPELQRRIDRVKATCDGEIIR; via the coding sequence ATGAGTGCTCAGCCGTACCCCGGCACGCCCGCCGTCATCAACGGCAACGGCGCTGTCGCCCATGTCATGCGGCACGTCTGCGGCGGGGTCATCGGCTACCCGATCACCCCGTCGACGGAGATCTCCGAGCTCTACGAGGCGGCCCGCGCCGAGGGCGGCCTCAACGTGTGGGGACGGCACCCGTTCTTCTTCGAGCCCGAGGGCGAGCACTCCGCCCAGAGCGGTGCGCTCGGCGCGGCGCTGACCGGCGGCCAGTACATCTCCAACGCCTCCTCCAGCCAGGGGATCCTCTACGCGATGGAGTCGCACTACGTCACCGTCGGCAAGAAGATCGGCGGCTTCGTGCTCCAGGTCGCCGCGCGCGTCGTCTCCAAGCACTCCCTCAACGTCATGGCCGGCCACGACGACGTCTACGCCCTCCTCCCCTCCGGCTACACGATCCTCTTCGGCTCCTCCCCGCAGGAGGCCGCCGACCTCGCCGCCATCGCCTACCGCACCTCCGCGCTCTCGCTCATCCCGGTCACCAACGCCATGGACGGCTTCACCACGAGCCACATGCTCAGCGAGGTCCTCCTGCCCGAGCCGGAGCTGCTGCGGAACTACCTCGGCGACCCCGCCGGGCGCATCCCGTGCCCGACCGTGGCGCAGGAGCTGCTCTTCGGCGCCAAGGGCCGCGTCTTCCAGCTCGGCCAGTACCTCGAGCGGCACGCCGCCGAGATCCGCGAGGACGACGACCGCGCCCTGCGCGCCTACCTCGACGCCGCCGCGGACGCCGTCGAGGCCGACGACGACGGCGACCTCCTCGACGGCACGCTGCCCTGGCTGCCCGAGGAGCTCCACGGCCAGTGGCGGCGCCAGTGGACCGGCGCGTACGCGCGGGGCACCCGCCAGCTCGTCCCCGCGCTGGTCGACGTCCACAACCCCGGCGTGACCGGGCCGGTGCAGAACCAGCCGGACTTCCAGGCCGGCGCCGTCGACCACCGCACCCACTTCGCCGCCGACGTCCCCGCGCTCGCGCGCCGCGCCATGGCCGAGTACGGCGACCTCACCGGCCGTCGCTACTCCCCGCTGCACACCTACGACTGCGACGACGCCGACTACGTCATGGTCGGCCTCGGCTCCATCACCGACGACGTCCGCGCCGTCCTGCCGCACCTGCGGGCCCAGGGGCTCAAGGTCGGCGTCGTCTCCGTCAAGCTCCTCCAGCCCTTCCCCGAGGCCGAGCTCGTCGAGGCGCTGCGCGGCAGGACGGCCGTGACCGTCCTCGAGCGCTCGGACACCACCGCCCTGACCGACCTCGTCACGTCGGCGCTGTTCAAGGCCCGCGCGAACGCCGACGCCGCGGCCGGTAACGAGGGCGCCAGCGCCGACGGCGTGACGCCCGCCCTGCGCTACCCCCACCTCCCGGCGCTGGAACGCATGCCGCGCCTGACGACGGCGATCTTCGGCCTCGGCGGGCACGACGTCCAGCCCCGCCACCTCGTCGCCGCCTTCCAGAACATGGCCGACGGCGACGGCGCGCCGCTGGTCTACCTCGGCTCGCAGTTCTTCGCCGAGAACCCCGCCCCGCACATGGCCGAGGTCCAGGACCGTCTGCGGGCGGCCTACCCCGACACCGAGCTCATGGCACTGCGCACCGGGCCCAACCCGGTCCTGCTGCCGCCGTCGGCGCTGCGCATCCGCTTCCACTCGGTCGGCGGCTACGGCACCATCGCCACCGGCAAGCTGCTCACCGACATCCTCGCCGGCGTGCTGGGCATGCACTCCAAGTCCGCGCCGAAGTACGGCTCGGAGAAGTCCGGCGCCCCGACGAACTACTACATCACCCTCAGCCCCGAGCCGGTCCTCATCTCCAACGCCGAGCTCGAGGACGTCGAGATCGTCATCTCCCCCGACCACAAGGCCTTCGTCCACACCAACCCGCTCAAGGGCCTGGCGCGCGGCGGCACGTTCATCCTCCAGAGCGACCTCGCCCCCGCGGAGGTCTGGCGCGAGCTGCCCCGGCACGCCCGCCGCACGATCCGCGAGCGCGAGATCCGCTTCCTCGTCGTCGACGCCTTCCGCGTGGCCAAGAAGCACGCGCCGACGCCGGAGCTCGAGACCCGCATGATGGGCATCGCGTTCATCGGCGCGGTCGCCGGCCACGTCGACCGCGTCACCGGCGGCGCCGCGCCCGAGGTCATCGCCGAGAAGGTCCGCGCCCAGATCGCCAAGAAGTTCGGCGGCAAGGGCGAGGCCGTCGTCGAGGGCAACATGGCCGTCATCCGCGAGGGCATGGCCGCCACGACCCCGATCGACTACGACGCTCCCGCGTTCGTCGCCATCGACGCCGAGGCCGCCCCGCGCACGGTGCGCACCGTGGCGCTGTCCGCCGCGATGTGCCCGGCGACGACGACGCCTCGGCCCAGCGCCCTGTTCGACCCGGCGTACTACGAGGACCTCGCCGCCCGCCCCTTCCGGGAGGGCACCATCGGGGAGTCCCCGGTGCTGCCCGGCGCCGGGCTGTTCATGCCGTCCGGGACCGGTGCGGCGAAGGACAAGGGCGTCTTCCGGCGCAGCGTGCCGGTCTTCGACCCGACGTCCTGCACGGGCTGCCTCGAGTGCGCCCTGGTGTGCCCCGACGTCGCCATCCCCAACACCGTGCACGAGATCCACGACCTGCTCCTCGCCGGCATCGCGCCGCTGGAGGTCACCGAGGCGCAGCGCGCGACCCTGCGCGCGCAGGTGCCGGGCCTGGCCGCGCGGGTGCGCGAGGCCTACCGGCAGGACCGCACCTACCGCCCCTTCCACGAGGTCGTCGCCGAGCAGGCGGCCGGCCTCGACGTCGACCAGCCGAGCTTCGCCCGCACCGTCGGCGCCCTCGTCAGCCGTCTCGCGCTGTACCCGGTGGCGCGGCCGCGGCCCTTCTTCGACGCCATGGAGAAGGACGTCCCCGGCACCGGCGGCCTGTTCACCGCCACCATCGACCCGTGGAAGTGCACCGGCTGCCTGCAGTGCGTGCAGGTCTGCGGACCCGGCGCGCTGACCGAGGCCGTCCAGGACGCCGACGTCCTCGCCACGCTCGAGGACCGCTTCGAGATCATGACGACGCTGCCCAACACCCCGCGCCGATTCGTCGAGGGCTCGACGACGCCGGACGGCGACCTCAAGCGCCTCATGCTCGACCACGAGAACTTCTACGCCACCACCGGCGGGCACGGCGCCTGCCGCGGCTGCGGCGAGGTCACCGCGATCCGGCTCGTCACCTCCATGAGCCACGCGCTGGGCGAGGAGCGCCGCCGGGCCCACCGGCGCGAGCTCGACGCCCTGGTGACCGATCTCCGGACCAAGCTCGCCTCCTTGGGCGGCGCGGGCACCGCGGGCGCGGCCGGCGACGGCGCGGCCGCCCTCGCGGCGCGGCGCGCGCGCATCACCGAGGCGGTCGACACGCTCGAGGGCCGCCTGTTCCTCTACGAGGGCGGCCCGACCGGCAACGGCCCGGCCTCGACGGTCGTGGCCAACTCGACCGGCTGCTCGAGCGTCTACTCCTCGACGATGCCGTTCAACCAGTACCTCGACCCGTGGGTCAACAGCCTCTTCCAGGACGCCCAGCCCCTCGCCAAGGGGATCTTCGAGGGCATCAGCGCCCAGGCCGTCCCGGCCGTGCGGGCCCTGCGCACCGCCCGCCTGGAGCTCGCCGACGCCTACGACCCGGCCCGCCACGACGCCGAGCTGCGGGTGCTCAGCTGGTCCGGGTTCACCCCCGACGAGCTCGCGCTCCTGCCCACCGTGCTGACGATCGGCGGTGACGGCGCGAGCTACGACATCGGCTTCGGCGCGATGTCTCGCGTGCTGGCCTCGGACACCCCGGTGAAGATGATGGTGCTCAACTCCGGCGCCTACTCCAACACCGGCGGACAGGCCTCCACCGCCAGCTACACCGGCCAGGACTCCGACCTCGCCCGCTTCGGCAGCGCCCACGACGGCAAGCACGAGGGCCGCAAGGAGCTGGCCCTGCTGGCCTCCTTCCACCCGAACGTCTACGCGTGCGCCACCTCGACCGCCCTGTACGGGCACTTCCTCAAGGCCTCGATGGAGCTGCTCACCTACGGCGACGGCCCGGCGGTCATGGACGTCTACACCCCGTGCGGCACGGAGAACGGCATCCCCGAGGACGCCTCGAACGCCCGCTCGCGCCTGGCGGTGGAGAGCCGGATGGCGCCGGTGTTCGTCCACGACCCGCGCCGCGGCTCCACCCTGCACGACTGGTTCTCCCTGGACGGCAACCCCGACGTCGACAGCACCTGGACGACGTCGACCCTGCAGTACGTCGACGACGAGGGCCGCCCGCAGCTCATGACGACGCCGTTGACGCCGGCCGAGTTCGCCCTCGGCGAGGCCCGCTTCACGAAGCACTTCCGCCGGCTCGACCCGGCCCGCGAGGCCGACGCCGTCCCGGTCGACGAGTACGTCGAGCTGCCTCCCGACCGGCGCGCGGGCAAGGTCCCGTTCGTCCACGCCACCGACGACGACCGTCGCCTCATCAAGGTGGCCTGCTCCTCCTCGGTCGTCGCGCTCGTCGAGGACCGGCGCCGCTACTGGCAGACCCTGCAGTACCTCGCCGGACGGCACGAGGCCCAGCTCACCGCCCTGCACCGCGGCGACCTCGCGGCGCTCCAGGCGGCCTACGACGAGGCGGTCACCGCGCGCGAGACCTCCCTGGACGACATCGCCCGCGCGATGACCGAGCTCGCCACGGCGGCGCCAGGTGCGGCCGGGGCGTTCGGCCTGGGCGGCGGTCTCGGCGCCGGCGGCCTCGCCATGACGGGCGCGGGCGCGGCCGGTGCCGGCGCGGCCGGTGCCGGCGCGGCCCGTGCCGGCGCGGCCCGTGCCGGCGCGGCCCGTGCCGGCGCGGCTGGTCCCGCCGCGGCTGGTCCCGGCGCGGCCGCCGCGGCGCCGGGCGCCGTCGCCACGATGGACCTGCCCTTCTTCCTCGACCCCGCCGACCAGGCCCTGTGCAACGACTGCGGCACCTGCTACCAGGAGCTGCCCCAGTTCTTCGAGAAGACGACGGCGATCATCGACGGTGAGGTCCGCACCGTGGCCCGGATGATCCCGGGCTCCCTCGAGGGCGTCGAGATCACCCCCGAGCTGCAGCGGCGCATCGACCGCGTCAAGGCCACCTGCGACGGGGAGATCATCCGATGA
- a CDS encoding sulfide/dihydroorotate dehydrogenase-like FAD/NAD-binding protein, with protein sequence MSTVTPPRPGPAPDAAELSRYLAARSALDAGRAEVEALEASAGVATFNGQVELLRRRLLAQPRAFRDLFVADGTAAVAHAFRQPELEPTFVHTLWQTLLREDDSATVLMRFLWGLPLGLKRKFIRGIDHHLADRYPMFAGLSDGWPATASIPPYVRDAESRAQDFGLVNQGYLGYMSLGYTAREVDLFVWLEALRDKQCTEKPCELGVFLANHREPVGGCPVKIHIPQMLELVGTGRFREALELLESCNPLPDVTGRVCPQELQCQGVCLHKTPIAIGQVEWFLPEREKLRDPGATARRLAGVPDPWERAARPPVAIVGSGPSGLINAYLLAAEGFPVTVFEAFHALGGVLRYGIPEFRLPNTLIDDVVEKITLLGGRFVTNFVVGKTASLQDLRDAGFWRVFVGTGAGLPRFMNVPGEHLLDVMSANEFLTRVNLMQALRPDHETPLPETAGKQVVVVGGGNTAMDAARTARRLGGHVTIVYRRTRAEMPARVEELEHALEEGITLLALRSPSEFLGDDATGFVRAATLDVMELGEPDESGRRRPVATGRTETIDADLVIMALGNAANPIIKDSEPRLHTTRWGTIDLDHDGSQATTLPGVYTGGDAARGGSTAIRAAGDGQAAAREILGEVDLSEQDVADRVGRARRYTEEAAAAPVIVAKTDLGGGICEFTVRAPVVARAARAGQFVRVLPRPDGELIPLTLADWDADAGTIVLVVQGMGTSSLEINEMSVGEAFAGVAGPLGRPSEIHLHDEDSTVVMTAGGLGLPPVYPIMREHLAAGNHVTLISGFRSRELMFWTGEDERVGRLQARWGDRLDVVCTTNDGSFGVPGFVTGPLEELLEANRRGEGRPVAEVVTIGPPLMMRAVSDLTAPYAVPCVASLNSIMVDATGMCGACMVPVVEGGTLVRKHACIDGPEIDSHTIDWDKFLPRFRLFKDQERASMVAHGRA encoded by the coding sequence ATGAGCACCGTCACGCCCCCTCGTCCCGGCCCGGCGCCGGACGCCGCCGAGCTGAGCCGCTACCTCGCGGCACGCAGCGCACTCGACGCCGGCCGCGCCGAGGTCGAGGCCCTGGAGGCCTCCGCCGGGGTCGCGACCTTCAACGGCCAGGTCGAGCTCCTGCGCCGCCGCCTCCTCGCCCAGCCGCGCGCCTTCCGGGACCTGTTCGTCGCCGACGGCACGGCCGCCGTCGCCCACGCGTTCCGCCAGCCCGAGCTCGAGCCCACGTTCGTGCACACCCTGTGGCAGACCCTTCTCCGCGAGGACGACTCCGCCACGGTCCTCATGCGGTTCCTGTGGGGCCTGCCGCTGGGCCTCAAGCGCAAGTTCATCCGCGGGATCGACCACCACCTGGCCGACCGCTACCCGATGTTCGCCGGCCTGTCCGACGGGTGGCCCGCCACCGCCAGCATCCCGCCCTACGTGCGCGACGCCGAGTCCCGCGCGCAGGACTTCGGCCTCGTCAACCAGGGGTACCTGGGCTACATGAGCCTCGGCTACACCGCGCGCGAGGTGGACCTGTTCGTCTGGCTCGAGGCGCTGCGGGACAAGCAGTGCACCGAGAAGCCGTGCGAGCTGGGCGTGTTCCTGGCCAACCACCGCGAGCCGGTGGGCGGCTGCCCGGTCAAGATCCACATCCCGCAGATGCTCGAGCTCGTCGGCACCGGGCGGTTCCGCGAGGCCCTGGAGCTGCTCGAGTCGTGCAACCCGCTGCCCGACGTCACCGGGCGGGTCTGCCCCCAGGAGCTGCAGTGCCAGGGGGTGTGCCTGCACAAGACCCCCATCGCGATCGGCCAGGTCGAGTGGTTCCTCCCCGAGCGGGAGAAGCTGCGCGACCCCGGGGCCACCGCCCGCCGCCTCGCCGGTGTCCCCGACCCGTGGGAGCGCGCGGCCCGCCCACCGGTCGCCATCGTCGGCTCGGGCCCCTCGGGCCTCATCAACGCCTACCTCCTCGCGGCCGAGGGCTTCCCGGTCACGGTCTTCGAGGCCTTCCACGCCCTCGGCGGGGTGCTGCGCTACGGCATCCCCGAGTTCCGGCTCCCCAACACGCTCATCGACGACGTCGTCGAGAAGATCACCCTGCTCGGCGGGCGGTTCGTCACCAACTTCGTCGTCGGCAAGACCGCGTCCCTGCAGGACCTGCGGGACGCCGGGTTCTGGCGCGTCTTCGTCGGCACCGGCGCAGGGCTCCCCCGCTTCATGAACGTCCCCGGCGAGCACCTCCTCGACGTCATGAGCGCCAACGAGTTCCTCACCCGCGTCAACCTCATGCAGGCGCTGCGCCCCGACCACGAGACCCCCCTGCCGGAGACCGCGGGCAAGCAGGTCGTCGTCGTCGGCGGCGGCAACACCGCCATGGACGCCGCCCGCACCGCCCGCCGGCTCGGTGGGCACGTCACGATCGTCTACCGCCGCACCCGCGCCGAGATGCCCGCCCGCGTCGAGGAGCTCGAGCACGCGCTCGAGGAGGGCATCACCCTGCTCGCCCTGCGCTCGCCGTCGGAGTTCCTCGGCGACGACGCCACCGGCTTCGTCCGCGCCGCGACCCTGGACGTCATGGAGCTCGGCGAGCCCGACGAGTCCGGACGACGGCGCCCGGTCGCCACCGGCCGCACCGAGACCATCGACGCCGACCTCGTCATCATGGCGCTCGGCAACGCCGCCAACCCGATCATCAAGGACTCCGAGCCGCGCCTGCACACCACCCGCTGGGGCACCATCGACCTCGACCACGACGGCTCGCAGGCGACGACCCTGCCGGGCGTCTACACCGGCGGCGACGCCGCCCGCGGCGGCTCCACCGCGATCCGTGCCGCCGGCGACGGTCAGGCTGCCGCCCGGGAGATCCTCGGCGAGGTCGACCTCAGCGAGCAGGACGTCGCCGACCGGGTCGGCCGCGCCCGGCGGTACACCGAGGAGGCCGCCGCCGCGCCGGTCATCGTCGCGAAGACCGACCTCGGCGGGGGGATCTGCGAGTTCACGGTCCGCGCTCCCGTCGTCGCCCGGGCCGCGCGGGCCGGGCAGTTCGTCCGGGTCCTCCCCCGGCCCGACGGCGAGCTCATCCCGCTCACCCTCGCCGACTGGGACGCCGACGCCGGCACGATCGTCCTCGTCGTCCAGGGCATGGGGACCTCCAGCCTGGAGATCAACGAGATGTCGGTCGGCGAGGCCTTCGCCGGCGTCGCCGGGCCGCTGGGGCGGCCGAGCGAGATCCACCTCCACGACGAGGACTCCACGGTGGTCATGACCGCGGGCGGGCTGGGCCTGCCGCCGGTCTACCCGATCATGCGCGAGCACCTGGCCGCGGGGAACCACGTCACGCTGATCTCGGGCTTCCGCAGCCGGGAGCTGATGTTCTGGACCGGCGAGGACGAGCGGGTGGGCCGCCTGCAGGCGCGGTGGGGCGACCGGCTCGACGTCGTGTGCACCACCAACGACGGCAGCTTCGGCGTCCCCGGCTTCGTCACCGGTCCGCTGGAGGAGCTGCTCGAGGCGAACCGCCGCGGCGAGGGCCGCCCGGTGGCCGAGGTCGTCACCATCGGCCCGCCGCTGATGATGCGGGCGGTCAGCGACCTCACCGCGCCGTACGCCGTGCCGTGCGTGGCGAGCCTGAACTCGATCATGGTCGACGCCACGGGCATGTGCGGGGCGTGCATGGTCCCGGTGGTGGAGGGCGGCACGCTGGTGCGCAAGCACGCCTGCATCGACGGTCCCGAGATCGACTCGCACACCATCGACTGGGACAAGTTCCTCCCCCGGTTCCGGCTGTTCAAGGACCAGGAGCGGGCCAGCATGGTGGCGCACGGGCGCGCCTGA
- a CDS encoding VOC family protein: MSRLVHFEIQADDLERAKTFYSAVFGWTFEDYGQFTGGSPYWGITTGPEEEPGINGGLLPRPVATPGQGQGTNAYVCTMAVEDYDATERRILDAGGQVALPKMALTGMAWQGYYLDTEGNTFGIHQPDPEAR; encoded by the coding sequence ATGTCGAGACTTGTGCACTTCGAGATCCAGGCCGACGACCTGGAGCGCGCCAAGACGTTCTACTCCGCCGTCTTCGGGTGGACGTTCGAGGACTACGGGCAGTTCACCGGCGGCTCTCCCTACTGGGGCATCACCACCGGGCCGGAGGAGGAGCCCGGGATCAACGGTGGCCTGCTCCCCCGGCCGGTCGCCACGCCGGGTCAGGGTCAGGGGACGAACGCGTACGTGTGCACCATGGCGGTCGAGGACTACGACGCCACGGAACGGCGGATCCTCGACGCCGGCGGCCAGGTGGCGCTGCCCAAGATGGCGCTGACGGGCATGGCGTGGCAGGGCTACTACCTCGACACCGAGGGCAACACCTTCGGCATCCACCAGCCCGACCCCGAGGCTCGCTGA
- a CDS encoding ABC transporter ATP-binding protein — MDRSGGRDRGAAVATHDLTKHYGAVVALDSLDLEVRAGEIFGFLGPNGAGKSTTIRLLLGLVRPTRGTATILGVPVDDVARAHRLVGYVPGDVALWPQLTGTETLELLGNVAGGVDAAFRDELLERLQLDPSPRVRSLSKGNRQKVALVAAMMTRPEVLLLDEPTAGLDPLMEAEFQLLAREAAARGQTLFLSSHILDEVQDLCDRVGILRAGRLVEVATLNDLRRIGATKVEIVVDGLLPTLDDVPGVSAVETVAGNPGAVRVTVTGSPGPLLQRLAGVPVVRLRTEEPSLEEIFLTYY; from the coding sequence ATGGACCGCAGCGGGGGGCGCGACCGCGGTGCGGCCGTCGCCACGCACGACCTCACCAAGCACTACGGCGCGGTGGTTGCGCTGGACTCCCTCGACCTGGAGGTCCGGGCCGGTGAGATCTTCGGCTTCCTCGGCCCCAACGGCGCCGGGAAGTCGACGACCATCCGGCTGCTGCTCGGCCTGGTCCGGCCCACGCGGGGTACGGCGACGATCCTCGGGGTCCCCGTCGACGACGTCGCGCGCGCCCACCGGCTCGTCGGGTACGTCCCGGGTGACGTGGCCCTGTGGCCCCAGCTCACCGGCACCGAGACCCTCGAGCTGCTGGGGAACGTCGCCGGCGGCGTGGACGCCGCGTTCCGGGACGAGCTCCTCGAGCGACTCCAGCTCGACCCGTCGCCACGCGTGCGCTCGCTGTCCAAGGGCAACCGGCAGAAGGTCGCCCTCGTCGCGGCGATGATGACCCGGCCCGAGGTGCTCCTCCTGGACGAGCCGACCGCCGGCCTCGACCCGCTCATGGAGGCCGAGTTCCAGCTCCTCGCCCGCGAGGCCGCGGCCCGCGGGCAGACCCTCTTCCTCTCCTCGCACATCCTCGACGAGGTCCAGGACCTCTGTGACCGCGTCGGGATCCTCCGGGCCGGGCGCCTCGTCGAGGTGGCGACCCTGAACGACCTGCGCCGGATCGGCGCGACGAAGGTCGAGATCGTCGTCGACGGGCTCCTGCCCACGCTCGACGACGTGCCGGGGGTGAGCGCCGTCGAGACGGTGGCGGGCAACCCGGGCGCGGTCCGGGTCACCGTCACCGGCTCCCCGGGCCCGCTCCTCCAACGGCTCGCCGGTGTGCCGGTGGTCCGCCTGCGCACGGAGGAGCCGTCGCTGGAGGAGATCTTCCTGACCTACTACTGA
- a CDS encoding LGFP repeat-containing protein: MPAKVRLDETVDTRTISRRAEQVIDVVRQGFNLHTLQWAPFNEKHAALGGAPGAPLAPAALPEPVGTGLRVRYQHGTMYQRRDGGICYVYGAIGQRYDELGGATSWLGLPLTDEADLPEGGRVTVFERGAVYWWPDVGAIDLNDVVLHYSGLICFGETDSDGDETPFEDEPYVILGLAAPTGTVDVRSQVYTDVDHGDTRPDSLELYRGRPSGVVIGVQLMEHDFGDPDKFKGRVVQFVKVASEGIEKGLEYIPLVGPVLSYGAEAILPYLEEPIADFLNTALDTDDDDLGRDVVTLSVKQMVVLAARTTNTHHYGVEFKVETRLLGSGQGASYKVCFSLGGV, from the coding sequence ATGCCCGCAAAGGTTCGTCTCGACGAGACGGTCGACACGAGGACGATCTCCAGGCGTGCGGAGCAGGTGATCGACGTCGTCCGTCAGGGTTTCAACCTGCACACGCTCCAGTGGGCGCCGTTCAACGAGAAGCACGCGGCGCTGGGCGGCGCACCGGGTGCGCCGCTGGCGCCGGCCGCCCTGCCCGAGCCGGTCGGCACCGGGCTCCGGGTGCGCTACCAGCACGGCACGATGTACCAGCGCCGCGACGGCGGCATCTGCTACGTCTACGGGGCGATCGGGCAGCGCTACGACGAGCTCGGCGGCGCGACCAGCTGGCTCGGGCTGCCGCTGACCGACGAGGCCGACCTCCCCGAGGGCGGGCGGGTCACCGTCTTCGAGCGCGGGGCCGTGTACTGGTGGCCCGACGTCGGGGCCATCGACCTCAACGACGTCGTCCTCCACTACTCCGGCCTCATCTGCTTCGGCGAGACCGACTCCGACGGCGACGAGACACCGTTCGAGGACGAGCCGTACGTCATCCTGGGGCTCGCCGCGCCGACCGGCACCGTGGACGTGCGGTCGCAGGTCTACACCGACGTCGACCACGGCGACACCCGGCCCGACTCGCTCGAGCTCTACCGCGGCAGGCCGAGCGGGGTGGTCATCGGTGTCCAGCTCATGGAGCACGACTTCGGTGACCCGGACAAGTTCAAGGGGCGAGTCGTCCAGTTCGTGAAGGTGGCCTCGGAAGGCATCGAGAAGGGGCTGGAGTACATCCCGCTCGTCGGCCCGGTCCTCTCGTACGGCGCGGAGGCGATCCTGCCGTACCTCGAGGAGCCCATCGCGGACTTCCTCAACACGGCGCTGGACACCGACGACGACGACCTCGGCCGGGACGTCGTCACGCTGTCCGTCAAGCAGATGGTCGTGCTGGCCGCGCGGACGACGAACACCCACCACTACGGGGTCGAGTTCAAGGTCGAGACCAGGCTGCTCGGCTCCGGCCAGGGCGCGTCGTACAAGGTCTGCTTCTCGCTCGGCGGGGTGTAG